From Penicillium psychrofluorescens genome assembly, chromosome: 1, one genomic window encodes:
- a CDS encoding uncharacterized protein (ID:PFLUO_000915-T1.cds;~source:funannotate), giving the protein MQAQKAEVLEGSAQPPAPVSFFDPALKEVRRRVFVRWSRTVLILCVFILSVLSVFWGSQLGVENKLGALKVWVVDFDGQIAPYVTNNAIVGPVVTDVTRQVLQSSGPSLGYTIKSPADFDYDPWAVRQSVYDEHAYAAIIVNPNATSLLRAAVASGNTTYDPTGAIQTVIITARDQTAYPTYIQPLITTLQNAILLEFGPRWARELFSQQSSTDLSKAPPQAINPGIGFTNIDLRPFVPYVAVPSVTIGLIYLIIISFFNFPFLMPIHALFMKPDGHPPLKVTHWIIWRICSAICAYFFLSLFYSFVSLAFQIPFNNPSAPDTQSAATPNAYGSGSFVVYWMLNWVGMAALGFPCENMAMVLGFPWSSFFLIFWVITNVATGFYPVELSPGFFRWGYAWPLHRIIEAIRTILFDTHSRIGLDFGILFAWIAVSLAFFPFATFIMRWKAKRGL; this is encoded by the exons ATGCAGGCCCAGAAAGCTGAAGTGCTTGAAGGAAGCGCTCAGCCTCCGGCGCCGGTCTCCTTCTTTGATCCGGCGCTAAAGGAGGTCCGGCGGCGTGTGTTCGTGCGATGGAGTCGCACCG TTTTGATTCTCTGTGTCTTCATTCTCTCTGTCCTCTCCGTGTTCTGGGGATCGCAACTCGGCGTCGAAAACAAACTTGGCGCGCTCAAGGTCTGGGTTGTCGACTTCGACGGCCAGATAGCCCCCTATGTCACCAACAACGCTATCGTCGGCCCTGTGGTCACCGACGTGACCCGCCAAGTCCTTCAATCAAGTGGTCCCTCCCTTGGTTACACCATTAAATCGCCCGCCGACTTCGACTATGACCCTTGGGCCGTGCGCCAGAGCGTCTATGACGAACACGCCTacgcggccatcatcgtcaaccCCAATGCCACCAGTCTGCTGCGCGCTGCGGTGGCCAGCGGCAACACAACCTACGATCCAACGGGCGCGATCCAAACCGTGATCATCACGGCACGTGACCAAACGGCCTATCCGACCTATATCCAGCCACTAATCACCACTCTTCAAAATGCAATTCTGCTTGAGTTCGGCCCGCGGTGGGCCCGAGAACTGTTTTCGCAACAGTCGTCCACGGACCTGTCCAAGGCACCTCCACAGGCCATCAACCCGGGAATCGGGTTCACGAACATCGATCTGCGCCCTTTTGTGCCGTATGTTGCGGTGCCCTCTGTGACCATTGGCCTGATCTACTTGATCATTATCTCATTCTTCAACTTTCCGTTCTTGATGCCCATCCACGCGCTGTTCATGAAACCGGACGGTCATCCACCACTGAAGGTGACGCATTGGATCATCTGGCGCATTTGCTCTGCGATCTGCGCATACTTCTTCCTGTCATTGTTCTACTCCTTCGTCTCATTGGCCTTCCAGATTCCCTTCAACAACCCGTCGGCTCCGGATACCCAGTCCGCCGCCACCCCCAATGCCTATGGCAGCGGATCTTTCGTTGTGTATTGGATGTTGAACTGGGTCGGAATGGCCGCGTTGGGGTTCCCCTGTGAGAACATGGCCATGGTCCTGGGTTTCCCATGGAGCtcgttcttcttgattttctGGGTCATTACTAATGTGGCTACTGGATTTTATCCCGTTGAACTGTCCCCTGGATTCTTCCGCTGGGGCTACGCATGGCCGCTGCATCGGA TTATCGAAGCTATCCGCACAATCCTGTTCGACACGCACTCTCGCATTGGACTCGACTTTGGAATCCTCTTTGCGTGGATTGCTGTCTCGCTTGCGTTTTTCCCCTTTGCGACCTTCATCATGCGCTGGAAGGCGAAGCGGGGACTGTAA
- a CDS encoding uncharacterized protein (ID:PFLUO_000916-T1.cds;~source:funannotate): MGRANGNAENKLRGYKAAISNPRVSEPAKSHAREELDRYQGAQSDDDRFEGNVKRGLKAAMHNPNNTDEGRQQARSKLEAMGEHPEQPAD, from the exons ATGGGTCGTGCGAACGGAAACGCTGAGAACAAGCTCCGGGGCTACAAGGC cgccatctccaaccccAGAGTCTCGGAGCCGGCCAAGTCCCACGCAAGAGAGGAACTCGATCGGTACCAGGGTGCCCAGAGTGATGACGATCGATTTGAGGGCAACGTCAAGCGCGGTCTGAAGGC TGCCATgcacaaccccaacaacaCTGATGAAGGTCGGCAGCAGGCGCGCAGCAAGCTGGAAGCAATGGGTGAGCACCCGGAACAGCCAGCTGATTAA
- a CDS encoding uncharacterized protein (ID:PFLUO_000917-T1.cds;~source:funannotate): MVSNGGMLAANSDDMSTITDPFERRRQALAQIDNASFGWRHVRAVVVAGVGFFTDSYDIFSINLAVSMLGVVFWQGAASGPGKIPSSSDTAIKVATSGGTVIGQLFFGWLADRVGRKRMYGIELMIIILATLAQALSSSSRAVSITGLLIFWRIIMGIGIGGDYPLSSIITSEFATTKWRGAMMGAVFAMQGFGQFAAAIVALIVTSGFRESLETAKDVGHCTGVCQLAVDKMWRVIIGFGAVPACLALYYRLTIPETPRYTFDVERDIVKADEDIRAYIIGKAKGHPDETQRVTIPRNDSIEFLPPKASWSDFWNHYGQWKNGKVLLGTAGSWFFLDVAFYGLGLNNSIILGSIGWTGGKNVYEVFYKNAVGNLILICAGAIPGYWMTVATVDHLGRKPIQLVGFIILTILFVIIGFAYEPLKHSNNGLLALYVLAQFFFNFGPNATTFIVPGECFPTRYRSTSHGISAALGKIGAIIAQCVFGPLVTRGAKHTGDTPWLNHVMQIFALFMLCGCFTSLLIPETKRQTLETLAGESLQSPYNGLAQDETKSGDSQGVKTTTARIQSG; the protein is encoded by the exons ATGGTCAGCAATGGTGGTATGCTTGCGGCCAATAGTGATGATATGTCGACCATCACTGACCCATTCGAACGTCGTCGCCAGGCCCTGGCCCAAATCGACAATGCCAGCTTTGGCTGGCGCCACGTTCGGGCTGTGGTTGTCGCTGGCGTTGGCTTTTTCACTGATTCGTATGACATCTTTTCCATCAATCTGGCTGTGAGCATGCTGGGTGTTGTCTTCTGGCAGGGTGCTGCATCGGGCCCTGGCAAGATCCCCTCCAGCTCGGACACTGCCATTAAAGTTGCTACTTCGGGCGGCACGGTCATCGGCCAGCTTTTCTTTGGCTGGCTTGCGGATCGTGTCGGTCGGAAGCGCATGTACGGCATTGAGCTTATGATCATTATTCTCGCTACCCTCGCCCAGGCTCTTTCTTCGAGCTCCCGCGCTGTTTCGATCACTGGCCTGCTCATCTTCTGGCGCATTATCATGGGCATTGGCATCGGCGGTGACTATCCTCTCTCGTCCATCATTACGTCGGA GTTTGCTACCACTAAATGGCGTGGTGCCATGATGGGAGCTGTCTTCGCCATGCAGGGCTTTGGTCAGTTTGCTGCTGCCATTGTCGCCTTGATTGTCACCTCTGGCTTCAGAGAGTCTCTTGAGACTGCCAAAGATGTTGGCCATTGCACTGGTGTTTGCCAGCTGGCTGTGGACAAGATGTGGCGAGTGATCATCGGTTTCGGCGCAGTTCCGGCTTGTCTTGCTCTCTATTATCGCCTGACCATCCCGGAGACTCCCCGCTACACCTTTGATGTCGAGCGTGATATTGTCAAGGCTGATGAGGACATCCGCGCCTACATCATCGGCAAGGCTAAGGGACATCCTGATGAGACTCAGCGGGTCACTATCCCCCGCAACGACAGCATTGAGTTCCTCCCCCCAAAAGCCAGCTGGTCCGACTTCTGGAATCACTATGGTCAATGGAAGAATGGCAAGGTTCTGCTGGGCACTGCCGGCTCGTGGTTCTTCCTTGATGTTG CTTTCTACGGTCTCGGTCTAAACAACTCGATCATCCTGGGCAGTATTGGCTGGACTGGAGGCAAAAATGTCTACGAGGTCTTCTACAAGAACGCTGTCGGCAATCTCATTCTCATCTGTGCTGGTGCCATTCCTGGTTACTGGATGACCGTTGCTACCGTTGACCATCTGGGCCGCAAGCCTATTCAGCTGGTCGGATTCATCATCTTGACCATCCTCTTTGTGATCATCGGCTTTGCATACGAGCCTCTTAAGCACTCGAACAATGGTCTGCTGGCACTCTACGTCCTTGCTCAGTTTTTCTTCAACTTCGGTCCCAACGCCACTACGTTCATTGTCCCCGGCGAGTGCTTCCCGACTCGTTACCGCTCCACCTCCCACGGCATTAGCGCGGCGTTGGGCAAGATCGGTGCCATCATTGCGCAGTGTGTGTTTGGTCCTTTGGTAACTCGGGGAGCCAAGCACACGGGCGACACTCCCTGGCTGAACCATGTGATGCAGATTTTTGCCCTCTTCATGCTCTGTGGTTGCTTCACTTCGCTCTTGATTCCCGAGACGAAGCGTCAGACTCTTGAAACTCTGGCTGGCGAATCTCTCCAGAGCCCTTACAACGGGCTTGCACAGGATGAGACTAAATCTGGTGACTCTCAGGGCGTGAAGACTACCACCGCCCGTATTCAGTCTGGCTGA
- a CDS encoding uncharacterized protein (ID:PFLUO_000918-T1.cds;~source:funannotate), with translation MAPHVGGETVISAKRAELAGKGGIKGLLSNKKTSAIGLFASLGGLVYGYNQGMFSQILTMHSFSDATQQFAANTGIKQGLLTSILELGAWVGTLFNGYLADALGRRLTVVVAATVFCIGVIVQACTQNAGYVFGGRFVTGLGVGSLSMVVPLYNAELAPPEIRGSLVAVQQLAITFGIMISFWIGYGTNYIGGTGATQSNAAWLVPVCIQILPAIVLGVGIVLFMPQSPRHLMNTGREEECLQTLARLRSVSTDDLLVRIEFLEIKSLYLFEKETSEKRYPNWQDGSFSSRFKIGASDYLSLVTNPSLFKRTTVACLIMTFQQWNGINAINYYAPFIFKNMHLPGNTITLLATGVVGIFEFVFTIPAVLWVDKIGRKKILIAGAIGMASCHFIVAGILGGFNHRFDDHRAAGWAGIVFVWIFVINFAYSWGPVAWIVVSEVFPLSMRAKGVSLGGSSNWLNNFAVGLSTSPFVKTSPIGTFIFFGCVTVIAVLYVHFLVPETKGRTLEEMDELFGSTGIAQDDAIRKARIESEIGLLALLGVEHTSDDKLVEAETAAHKEEINEKATEFKTEL, from the exons ATGGCGCCTCATGTTGGCGGAGAGACGGTCATCTCGGCCAAGCGCGCTGAGTTAGCGGGCAAGGGTGGTATCAAGGGTCTGCTCAGTAACAAGAAGACCTCCGCCATCGGATTGTTCGCCTCGCTGGGTGGGCTGGTGTACGGAT ATAACCAGGGAATGTTCTCCCAGATCTTAACGATGCACTCTTTTAGCGATGCT ACTCAACAATTCGCCGCGAATACGGGCATCAAGCAGGGTCTGTTGACTTCTATCCTAGAGCTCGGTGCTTGGGTGGGAACGCTGTTCAACGGATACCTGGCTGATGCGCTGGGTCGTCGACTCACGGTCGTGGTTGCCGCGACGGTTTTCTGCATTGGTGTCATTGTCCAGGCTTGCACCCAGAATGCCGGTTACGTCTTCGGAGGTCGATTCGTTACCGGTCTGGGAGTTGGGAGTTTGAGTATGGTCGTTCCACTGTACAATGCCGAGCTG GCACCTCCAGAGATCCGTGGCTCGCTGGTCGCTGTGCAGCAGCTTGCTATCACTTTTGGAATCATGATTAGCTTCTGG ATTGGTTATGGAACAAACTACATCGGCGGCACGGGCGCCACCCAATCAAACGCTGCGTGGCTAGTTCCTGTCTGCATTCAAATCTTGCCTGCTATCGTCCTGGGAGTTGGCATTGTACTCTTTATGCCTCAATCTCCCCGCCATTTGATGAACACTGGCCGCGAGGAGGAGTGCCTACAAACCCTGGCTCGCCTCCGGAGCGTGTCCAccgatgatcttctggtcCGCATTGAGTTTCTGGAAATCAAGAGTCTTTACCTGTTCGAGAAAGAGACTTCCGAGAAGCGATACCCTAATTGGCAGGACGGCTCGTTTTCCAGTCGGTTCAAGATCGGTGCTTCCGATTATCTCTCACTCGTCACCAACCCTTCTCTGTTTAAGCGAACTACCGTTGCT TGTCTAATTATGACTTTCCAGCAGTGGAATGGAATCAACGCAATCAACTACTATGC GCCGTTCATTTTCAAGAACATGCACCTGCCGGGCAACACTATCACCCTGTTGGCGACGGGTGTTGTCGGTATTTTTGAGTTCGTTTTCACCATTCCAGCCGTGCTGTGGGTCGATAAGATTGGCCGCAAGAAGATTTTGATCGCGGGAGCCATCGGTATGGCTTCGTGCCATTTTATTGTTGCTGGTATTCTGGGTGGTTTCAACCACAGATTCGACGATCACCGTGCGGCCGGTTGGGCTGGTATCGTATTTGTGTGGATCTTCGTGATCAACTTTGCCTATTCATGGG GCCCCGTGGCATGGATTGTCGTCTCGGAagttttccctctttctATGCGTGCTAAGGGTGTCAGTCTTGGTGGCAGCAGTAACTGG CTTAACAACTTCGCCGTCGGCTTGTCCACTTCGCCGTTTGTCAAGACGAGCCCGATTGGCACGtttatcttcttcggctgtGTCACCGTCATCGCCGTCCTCTACGTACATTTCCTGGTCCCCGAAACCAAGGGCCGTaccctggaggagatggacgagCTTTTCGGAAGTACTGGTATTGCCCAGGATGATGCGATCCGCAAGGCACGTATCGAGAGCGAGATTGGCCTACTTGCTCTGCTGGGTGTCGAGCACACTTCCGACGACAAGCTCGTTGAGGCCGAGACCGCTGCCCacaaggaggagatcaatGAGAAGGCGACAGAGTTCAAGACCGAGCTTTGA
- a CDS encoding uncharacterized protein (ID:PFLUO_000919-T1.cds;~source:funannotate) produces MAAPSTSIAYPPSSTAASCGVANGWNLPSSDPACASRITGNITDVFNDCCGQATPHKYANDCGIYCLAQGQDIGMLRSCLQTKGDNYHDIFCNTVNASATATGAGVSNTSSTSATSATSATKTGSGSSASHTKNAAFVNQPVSKTGLGVFALVFCSALMGLVA; encoded by the coding sequence ATGGCCGCCCCTAGTACTTCGATCGCctatcctccatcttcgaccgCCGCCAGCTGCGGTGTCGCAAACGGTTGGAACCTCCCTAGCAGCGACCCGGCCTGCGCGTCGCGTATCACCGGCAACATCACAGACGTCTTTAACGACTGCTGCGGTCAAGCCACACCCCACAAGTACGCCAACGACTGCGGTATCTACTGTCTCGCCCAAGGCCAAGACATTGGCATGCTTCGCTCCTGCCTGCAGACCAAGGGCGACAACTATCACGACATCTTCTGCAACACCGTCAACGCGAGCGCCACTGCTACCGGAGCCGGCGTAAGTAATACTTCTTCCACCAGTGCAACCAGTGCCACCAGTGCCACCAAGACCGGCAGCGGCTCCTCGGCGTCTCATACCAAGAACGCGGCGTTTGTCAACCAGCCTGTTTCCAAGACTGGTCTGGGCGTCTTTGCGCTGGTCTTCTGCTCTGCCCTGATGGGGCTTGTCGCCTAG
- a CDS encoding uncharacterized protein (ID:PFLUO_000920-T1.cds;~source:funannotate): MLFQICDWGVDFPALWAPALGNTWRISNDIIPDWRTIFRILNQAVPSTSFAGPGKWPDLDMLEVGNDVFTTPEEQTHFSMWAILKSPLTIGAALKDDLTAISDVSLEILSNKDVIGFNQDSLAQSANLRRRWSEAGYEVWSGPLSGGRMVAALINWANESRELTLELPDIGLQHAKMVKDIWAKKRLSNVRTTYSATVAAHGVMLLELEDVTEAGLYLSSLFATSKG, translated from the coding sequence ATGTTGTTCCAAATATGCGACTGGGGTGTCGATTTCCCTGCACTTTGGGCTCCAGCCCTAGGTAATACGTGGCGTATCAGTAACGACATCATTCCAGACTGGAGGACCATCTTCCGGATCCTTAATCAAGCCGTCCCCTCGACTTCATTTGCGGGACCTGGGAAATGGCCTGATCTGGACATGCTCGAGGTTGGCAATGATGTTTTTACAACTCCCGAAGAGCAGACTCATTTCTCGATGTGGGCTATTCTGAAGAGTCCGCTCACTATCGGCGCGGCACTGAAAGATGATTTGACTGCTATCAGCGATGTCTCCTTGGAGATCTTATCGAACAAGGACGTTATCGGCTTTAATCAGGACTCTCTGGCGCAGAGTGCGAATCTCCGTCGACGCTGGTCCGAGGCTGGATACGAGGTGTGGAGTGGACCATTATCCGGGGGCCGTATGGTGGCTGCATTAATTAACTGGGCCAATGAATCTAGGGAACTGACATTGGAATTACCCGATATTGGACTGCAGCATGCAAAGATGGTCAAGGACATATGGGCGAAAAAAAGGTTGAGCAATGTCCGCACAACTTATTCGGCTACTGTGGCTGCTCATGGTGTTATGTTGTTagagctggaagatgtcaCAGAGGCAGGGCTTTATCTCAGCAGCCTCTTTGCCACTTCAAAAGGGTAA
- a CDS encoding uncharacterized protein (ID:PFLUO_000921-T1.cds;~source:funannotate) has translation MLGSLLNRGALSLAVMSLLTSSATANIFEKLNHVPEGWIHSRSPRGNQPLRLQIALAQSDVYGFEKAVMDMSSPDNANYGNHFQTHEEMKRMLQPSSDAVDSVRAWLGDAGITQIEQDADWITFETTVDTANELLDANFQYYMNRVKHVERLRTLEYSIPDSLTSHINLVSPTTRFGQLHAERSTLHTKPQRTKDSFRKATTDGDCNNSITPQCLKQLYNVGDYEADANSGSKVGFASYLEQYARFSDLELFKKNIAPYAKNSFKVITYHGGENNQSYTGDASEANLDAQYIIGMSSPIPVTEFSTGGRAPLVPDAAEPSQKDDQNEPYLNFLQNVLKMDKDDLPQVISTSYGEDEQSVPEKYARSVCNLFTQLGSRGVSVLFSSGDSGVGGACITNDGSNTTHFPPQFPAACPWVTSVGATTHTSPETAVSFSSGGFSDLWERPSYQNDAVSAYLEALGDEWAGLFNPKGRAFPDVAAQGENFAVYTAGSLANLEGTSCSSPTFAGVIALLNDARLRANKPVMGFLNPWIYTNGASVLNDITTGGSTGCSQVPYASWNATKGWDPVTGLGTPNFVEMKKVAVGN, from the exons ATGCTTGGATCCCTATTGAACCGCGGGGCTTTGTCCCTGGCGGTTATGTCACTTCTgacatcctccgccaccgcGAATATTTTCGAGAAGTTGAACCATGTGCCGGAGG GATGGATTCACTCCCGAAGCCCTCGTGGCAATCAACCCCTTCGTCTGCAGATCGCCCTTGCGCAGAGCGATGTCTATGGATTTGAAAAGGCCGTAATGGATATGTCGTCCCCTGACAACGCAAACTATGGCAACCACTTCCAGACCCacgaggagatgaagcgcATGCTGCAGCCGAGTAGCGATGCTGTGGATTCGGTTCGTGCATGGTTAGGGGATGCCGGCATTACGCAGATCGAGCAAGACGCCGATTGGATCACCTTTGAAACTACCGTGGACACAGCCAATGAGCTGTTGGATGCGAACTTCCAATACTATATGAATCGCGTGAAGCACGTTGAGCGTCTTCGCACTTTGGAATACTCGATCCCGGACTCCCTGACTTCCCATATCAATCTCGTGTCCCCTACCACGCGTTTTGGTCAGCTGCATGCAGAGCGTTCCACCTTGCACACCAAGCCGCAGCGCACGAAGGATTCATTCCGCAAGGCCACTACTGATGGGGATTGCAACAACTCTATTACTCCTCAGTGCCTTAAGCAGTTGTACAACGTTGGCGATTATGAGGCCGACGCCAACAGCGGCAGCAAAGTGGGGTTTGCCAGTTATCTTGAGCAGTACGCTCGTTTCTCAGACCTGGAgctgttcaagaagaacattgCTCCTTATGCCAAGAATTCGTTCAAGGTCATTACTTATCATGGCGGCGAGAATAATCAGAGCTACACCGGCGACGCTAGCGAGGCCAACCTGGATGCTCAGTATATCATCGGCATGAGCTCTCCTATTCCAGTTACTGAGTTCAGCACTGGCGGTCGTGCACCGCTGGTCCCAGATGCAGCGGAACCAAGCCAGAAAGACGATCAAAATGAGCCATACCTGAATTTCTTGCAGAATGTGCTTAAAATGGACAAGGATGATCTACCGCAGGTGATCTCCACTTCGTACGGGGAGGATGAACAG AGCGTGCCTGAGAAGTACGCCCGCAGCGTGTGTAACCTATTTACACAGCTTGGCAGCCGTGGTGTCTCCGTCCTATTCTCGTCCGGTGACTCGGGAGTTGGAGGAGCTTGCATAACCAACGACGGCTCCAACACCACTCACTTCCCTCCCCAGTTCCCTGCGGCCTGTCCGTGGGTGACTTCAGTCGGTGCGACGACTCACACGTCGCCCGAGACCGCCGTCTCTTTCTCATCGGGTGGATTTTCAGATCTGTGGGAGCGCCCTTCCTACCAGAACGACGCAGTCAGTGCCTACCTTGAGGCTCTGGGCGATGAGTGGGCTGGTCTATTCAACCCGAAGGGCCGGGCCTTCCCCGACGTTGCTGCTCAGGGTGAAAACTTCGCCGTATATACCGCTGGCTCTCTCGCCAACCTGGAAGGCACCTCGTGCTCTTCTCCGACTTTTGCTGGAGTTATTGCTCTGCTCAACGATGCCCGTCTGCGCGCGAACAAGCCTGTTATGGGCTTCCTTAATCCGTGGATCTATACCAACGGGGCCTCCGTTCTGAACGACATCACTACTGGCGGCAGCACTGGCTGCTCCCAAGTTCCATATGCCAGCTGGAACGCTACTAAGGGCTGGGACCCTGTCACCGGTCTGGGCACTCCGAACTTTGtggaaatgaagaaggtggCTGTTGGCAATTAG
- a CDS encoding uncharacterized protein (ID:PFLUO_000922-T1.cds;~source:funannotate), whose protein sequence is MDLESNQQAEPIKPALSTDQDVQDALDLAALGHDQALTRKFNMWSMLALAFCVLGTYSTFAQDLSSGLTNGASITILWGLVLVTACNLCVALSLGELVSSMPTALGQAYWVYRLWNTPLGRFASYMCAWINTFGWWTLSASQIAFMSEFMLGMRTMFEPNWNGVNEGWLNFVVYIGVTLLLTVINVVGCRKDKVLPWINNFVGIWFTGLFVVLSLALLISVGVKPGLSFQPAEFVFGNWFNKTGWSDGVTWFTGLVQAAYGLTAFDSVIHMVEEIPAPSRNAPRVIWMAVLFGAVTGFIFMVVCLFCIQNVKDVLQADLPFITLMLQTIGLKGATVLLSLFIWNGVGQGISILTTGSRLTWGFARDGGLPWSRYFSHVDPVWQVPARTLWLQGFLIALVGILYLFANTVLEAILSVSTIALTVSYAMPIMSLLIAGRDKLKPGPFHLGRWGPLLNWVSVIYCIITTIFFLFPGAPNPSPADMNYAIAVFGVMLVIAVAFWFIRGSRTYLQTEDAIADIIQAQQMEVAAEPVQPPVSKE, encoded by the exons ATGGATCTGGAGTCGAACCAACAGGCTGAGCCTATCAAGCCGGCGCTGTCGACTGACCAAGATGTGCAAGATGCACTCGACCTTGCGGCGCTGGGCCACGACCAGGCCTTGACGCGGAAATTCAATATGTGGAGCATGTTGGCGCTTGCCTTCTGTGTGCTGG GCACCTATTCCACGTTCGCGCAGGATCTCAGCAGTGGCCTGACAAATGGCGCCTCTATCACGATTCTCTGGGGTCTGGTGCTGGTCACCGCCTGTAATCTCTGTGTCGCCCTGTCGCTGGGCGAGTTGGTCAGCAGCATGCCGACGGCTTTGGGTCAAGCCTACTGGGTATACCGACTGTGGAACACACCCCTTGGCCGATTTGCGTCATACATGTGTGCCTGGATTAACACCTTTGGCTGGTGGACGTTGTCGGCCTCCCAAATCGCTTTTATGTCTGAGTTCATGTTGGGAATGAGGACTATGTTCGAGCCGAACTGGAACGGCGTCAACGAGGGGTGGCTCAATTTCGTGGTCTACATTGGTGTGACCCTGTTGTTGACTGTCATCAATGTTGTCGGTTGCCGGAAAGACAAGGTGCTCCCGTGGATCAACAACTTCGTCGGCATCTGGTTCACCGGTCTCTTTGTCGTCCTCTCTTTGGCGCTCCTGATCTCGGTTGGCGTGAAACCCGGCCTATCCTTCCAGCCTGCTGAATTCGTTTTTGGAAATTGGTTTAACAAAACTGGCTGGAGCGACGGAGTTACCTGGTTTACCGGCCTAGTGCAGGCTGCATACGGCCTGACCGCATTCGATTCGGTCATCCACATGGTCGAGGAGATCCCTGCTCCGAGCCGTAACGCCCCGCGCGTTATCTGGATGGCGGTGCTCTTCGGTGCGGTGACTGGGTTCATCTTCATGGTAGTGTGCTTGTTCTGTATCCAGAACGTGAAGGATGTCCTCCAGGCAGATTTGCCTTTCATCACACTTATGCTCCAGACCATCGGTTTGAAGGGTGCCACTGTGCTGCTCTCCCTTTTCATCTGGAACGGAGTTGGTCAGGGTATCAGTATTCTGACAACCGGCTCTCGTTTGACCTGGGGATTTGCCCGTGACGGCGGCCTACCCTGGAGCCGGTACTTCAGCCATGTCGACCCAGTCTGGCAAGTCCCTGCACGAACATTGTGGCTCCAGGGCTTCCTGATTGCCCTAGTCGGCATCCTGTATCTCTTCGCCAACACTGTGCTCGAGGCCATTCTAAGCGTCAGCACCATCGCACTGACCGTCTCATACGCCATGCCCATTATGTCCCTACTCATAGCCGGCCGTGATAAGCTCAAGCCAGGTCCATTCCACCTGGGCCGCTGGGGCCCGCTCTTGAACTGGGTCAGCGTCATCTACTGCATCATCAcgaccatcttcttcctcttccccggCGCCCCTAACCCTTCACCGGCTGACATGAACTACGCAATTGCTGTGTTTGGGGTCATGCTCGTCATTGCCGTTGCCTTCTGGTTCATCCGGGGTAGCCGCACCTACCTCCAGACGGAGGACGCCATCGCCGATATTATCcaggcgcagcagatggAAGTCGCCGCTGAGCCTGTGCAGCCACCTGTTTCCAAAGAGTAG
- a CDS encoding uncharacterized protein (ID:PFLUO_000923-T1.cds;~source:funannotate): MDFSRSSSLSGLPQEVEKYLTSQPMSPQTRPVDFFPATKECLGPLSNNWICDNAIDLLASNSTAMNPLSFDVSEKLADIGPKNFFNDPFAIPVGMNAFTLPVAEDSTSVSSGFDSDDQTWSFTHPSFNSTTSETGSSVDQVIKTVSAQYNAQPKSRTSSADSTNQNIPNCKSRSLSEEPSYCLSTGNQGPQTRNAAKRAAHNIVEKRYRSNINAKFSSLEKSVSPTSSQKHSLKGRSGSLKKSEILTNALAYIEKMQQENQALRDELSLLKQDILPGRRWQYSNQF, from the exons ATGGATTTCTCTCGATCAAGCTCTCTCTCTGGTCTCCCGCAGGAAGTTGAGAAATACCTCACCAGCCAGCCGATGAGTCCTCAGACTCGACCAGTCGACTTCTTCCCTGCCACCAAAGAGTGTCTTGGTCCTCTTTCTAACAACTGGATATGCGACAACGCAATCGATCTTTTGGCCTCGAATTCCACGGCCATGAATCCCCTTTCTTTTGACGTGTCCGAAAAGTTGGCCGACATAGGGCCAAAAAATTTCTTTAATGACCCCTTTGCCATTCCGGTCGGGATGAATGCGTTTACATTGCCTGTGGCCGAGGACAGCACTTCAGTATCATCG GGATTTGATAGTGACGATCAAACGTGGTCTTTCACGCACCCTTCCTTTAACTCAACCACATCTGAGACCGGGTCATCCGTCGATCAAGTGATTAAGACAGTTTCTGCTCAATACAATGCTCAACCAAAAAGTCGGACCTCCTCAGCGGACTCAACGAACCAGAACATCCCAAATTGCAAATCTCGCAGTCTATCAGAGGAGCCTTCTTATTGCCTGTCCACCGGCAATCAGGGTCCGCAGACACGCAATGCTGCCAAGCGTGCCGCTCATAATATCGTTGAGAAACGATACCGCTCAAACATCAATGCCAAATTCAGTTCGCTGGAGAAATCCGTCTCTCCTACAAGCTCTCAGAAGCATAGCCTTAAGGGCAGGTCCGGTTCTTTGAAGAAGTCAGAGATTCTCACAAATGCCCTCGCCTATATTGAAAAAATGCAGCAAGAAAACCAGGCTTTGCGCGATGAATTGAGCTTGTTGAAACAGGATATCCTGCCGGGAAGGCGATGGCAGTATTCAAATCAATTTTGA